One window of the bacterium genome contains the following:
- a CDS encoding DUF2723 domain-containing protein, with protein sequence MTISLPAFRTWKPDLHRLCAFAVFVIALIVYRITMAPSVSFWDVGEFVTVSTILGVSHPPGAPLFILWMHLLSLLPLSTDIAVRCSYLATVTGAFVVTFAYLIIVRLLHHLHGPDESIPHRIALCAGGVIGALSLAWSYSMWFNSVEAILFTPSLFCTTLCVWLALVWYEKADEPDSARYLLLIALIVGLAIGVHLLSVLSIPAMVLIIYFRLRRPTAGSFIGWLILAMLITLVVYPGVVKYLPALASRISLVMPLVVLAALAYGFNWARRKGHGLTGVVMAAALLILVGCSTYAYVFIRAERNPAVNENNPSNPARFFSYMNREQYGSRPIFPRIWNNDPAYHSAGDFFWRYQVNKMYFRYLWWQFIGREGAPEREYQDAGVSPQYSVLGLLADQPSGVLRLLALLTCAPFMLGLLGFVHQYMKDKPGWVIVFTLFFMTGLAIVLYLNQEDPQPRERDYSYVGSFFAFALWIGIGSMAAIEWFVRKTQAANRPVLSAALFSVLLLMLSPVMLLGKNYHMDSRRGNYVAEDYTYNMLNSCAPNAILITNGDNDTFPVWYMQEVKQVRRDVRIVNLSLVNTGWYIKQLRDNQPRVPISFSDNYIDRYFDAEDVQALLSRYWPPDKQKVELTTPQGKMQWVMPATMYVPIRDQPSEERTSNFLRVQDIMMLDILRSNFDPAKTPVPKPFYFAVTVPSSSMIGLKDFLSMDGLVFRLDPKGDSPLDPDMLKRNVLEVYDRHMRGINDPRVHYDDNVDRLLSNYRSAFLQLAYYYMTQPDSMVVPAVDRGSNLEGRLTGFDRLGNSQKALTLLEEMERRIPEDVRPSYSPELEVQIGKMYEELGRTGELRLRLDRLVRQKDLPPETQALVAATYYTVLNDTARGTAMLDSIVSRNPTRDVLYAVGVQLASARAYEPATRYLERALEYNADDGEVVGALLQVYAASGALPKARTFLESWMSRHPSDKGAKSRLDALLADSASHPVPAK encoded by the coding sequence ATGACAATTTCCCTGCCCGCCTTTCGCACATGGAAACCGGATCTGCACAGGCTATGTGCCTTTGCCGTTTTTGTAATCGCGCTGATTGTGTATCGAATCACCATGGCGCCCAGCGTCTCCTTCTGGGATGTGGGCGAGTTCGTGACCGTGTCCACCATTTTGGGAGTATCACATCCGCCCGGCGCGCCGCTCTTCATTCTATGGATGCACCTTCTCTCCCTGCTGCCACTCTCCACAGACATTGCGGTGCGCTGCTCCTATCTGGCCACAGTAACGGGCGCGTTTGTGGTAACGTTCGCCTATCTGATTATCGTCCGCCTGCTTCACCACCTCCACGGGCCGGATGAGTCCATACCGCATCGCATTGCCCTCTGTGCCGGCGGCGTCATTGGGGCGTTGTCTCTGGCATGGTCTTACTCTATGTGGTTCAACTCGGTGGAAGCGATTCTCTTTACGCCGAGCCTGTTTTGCACGACGCTCTGTGTCTGGCTGGCATTGGTGTGGTATGAGAAGGCCGATGAACCGGACAGCGCTCGTTATCTGCTGTTGATTGCCCTGATTGTCGGTCTGGCCATTGGCGTACATTTACTGTCCGTGCTGTCCATTCCCGCCATGGTGCTGATTATCTACTTTCGACTGCGCCGGCCAACGGCGGGGTCTTTCATCGGCTGGCTGATCCTCGCCATGCTGATCACCCTTGTGGTCTACCCGGGTGTGGTCAAGTACCTGCCGGCCCTTGCCAGCCGCATCAGCCTGGTCATGCCGCTGGTAGTCCTCGCCGCACTGGCCTACGGTTTCAACTGGGCCCGGCGAAAGGGACACGGATTGACCGGCGTCGTCATGGCCGCCGCCCTTCTGATTCTGGTCGGCTGCTCCACGTACGCCTATGTTTTTATCCGCGCCGAAAGAAATCCGGCAGTGAACGAAAACAATCCCAGCAATCCCGCCCGTTTCTTTTCCTATATGAACCGCGAGCAGTACGGCAGCCGCCCCATCTTTCCGCGCATCTGGAACAACGACCCGGCCTATCACAGCGCCGGCGATTTTTTCTGGCGCTATCAGGTCAACAAGATGTACTTTCGGTATCTCTGGTGGCAGTTCATTGGCCGGGAAGGCGCGCCCGAACGCGAGTATCAGGATGCGGGGGTGTCTCCCCAATACTCGGTGCTGGGACTATTGGCAGACCAACCCAGCGGCGTTCTGCGGCTGCTGGCCCTGCTGACCTGCGCGCCCTTCATGCTGGGACTGCTGGGCTTTGTCCACCAGTACATGAAGGACAAACCCGGCTGGGTGATTGTCTTCACCCTATTCTTTATGACCGGGCTGGCGATTGTGCTCTATTTGAATCAGGAGGACCCCCAGCCCCGCGAACGGGACTACTCGTATGTCGGCTCCTTCTTTGCGTTTGCCCTCTGGATCGGCATCGGCTCCATGGCCGCGATTGAATGGTTCGTCCGCAAGACGCAGGCGGCGAACCGTCCCGTGCTTTCCGCCGCGCTCTTCTCCGTTCTGCTGCTGATGCTCAGCCCGGTCATGCTGCTGGGGAAAAATTATCACATGGATTCCCGCCGCGGCAATTACGTAGCCGAAGATTACACCTACAACATGCTGAACTCCTGTGCGCCCAACGCGATTCTGATCACCAATGGCGATAATGACACGTTTCCGGTATGGTACATGCAGGAGGTCAAACAGGTGCGGCGCGACGTGCGGATTGTCAATTTGAGTCTGGTCAACACAGGCTGGTACATCAAGCAGCTTCGGGACAATCAGCCGCGCGTACCCATCTCCTTCAGCGACAACTACATTGACCGTTATTTCGACGCCGAGGACGTCCAGGCCCTGTTATCCCGCTACTGGCCGCCCGACAAGCAGAAAGTGGAACTGACAACTCCGCAGGGAAAGATGCAATGGGTGATGCCCGCCACCATGTATGTTCCCATCCGGGATCAACCCTCCGAAGAGCGAACGTCCAATTTCCTGCGCGTACAGGACATCATGATGCTGGACATCCTGCGGAGCAATTTCGATCCTGCCAAGACACCCGTGCCCAAACCGTTCTACTTTGCGGTAACGGTGCCCTCCTCCAGCATGATCGGTCTGAAAGACTTTCTCAGTATGGATGGACTGGTGTTCCGGCTGGATCCCAAAGGGGATTCCCCTCTCGATCCTGATATGCTGAAGCGGAACGTGCTGGAGGTCTATGACCGGCACATGCGAGGCATCAATGACCCGCGCGTACACTACGACGATAATGTGGACCGCCTGCTGTCCAACTACCGCTCTGCCTTTCTCCAACTGGCATATTACTACATGACTCAGCCTGACAGCATGGTTGTACCTGCCGTTGATAGAGGCTCGAACCTTGAAGGGCGCTTAACTGGCTTCGACAGGCTCGGCAATTCGCAAAAGGCGCTCACATTGCTCGAAGAGATGGAGCGCCGGATCCCCGAAGATGTCCGCCCCAGCTACAGTCCTGAATTGGAAGTCCAAATCGGGAAAATGTATGAGGAACTGGGCCGAACCGGAGAATTGCGCCTGCGGCTGGACCGCCTTGTCCGTCAGAAAGACCTGCCGCCTGAGACCCAGGCGTTAGTGGCCGCGACCTATTACACCGTGCTGAACGATACCGCGCGGGGCACAGCTATGCTGGACAGTATTGTCAGCCGAAATCCTACGCGGGATGTGCTGTATGCTGTCGGTGTGCAGTTGGCTTCTGCTCGCGCCTATGAGCCCGCCACGCGCTATCTGGAGCGTGCCTTGGAGTACAATGCGGATGACGGCGAAGTTGTGGGCGCTCTGCTGCAGGTCTATGCGGCGTCCGGAGCGCTGCCGAAGGCTCGCACATTCTTGGAAAGCTGGATGTCGCGTCACCCTTCCGACAAGGGCGCGAAATCGCGTCTCGATGCCCTGTTAGCGGATAGCGCCAGCCATCCCGTTCCTGCCAAGTAG
- a CDS encoding 4Fe-4S dicluster domain-containing protein encodes MPNNDHQDLILPEGCDTCAAKTGSGKTRRDFLKLLGQATVVLTAARFGASAAGATETPPAEAHVAEQWDLHKWGMAVDVEKCIGCGRCVVACKAENSVPKEPTYFRTWVERYREYEDDVVVDSPNGGYDGFPADDGGRTPDRAFFVPKLCNHCDKAPCVQVCPVGATFKTPDGAVLVDASYCIGCRYCIQACPYGARYLNPVTQTADKCTLCYHRIHKGLKPACVENCPTGARIFGDLKDPNDPLRKYLHDHKVFVLKQQLNTYPKVFYYGIDKEVR; translated from the coding sequence ATGCCGAATAATGATCATCAGGACCTCATCCTTCCCGAAGGCTGCGATACCTGTGCCGCCAAGACCGGGAGTGGCAAAACGCGGCGTGACTTCCTGAAGCTCCTCGGCCAGGCCACCGTTGTGCTTACCGCCGCTCGCTTCGGCGCAAGCGCCGCCGGGGCCACCGAGACGCCACCCGCCGAGGCGCACGTGGCAGAACAATGGGACCTGCATAAATGGGGCATGGCCGTCGATGTGGAGAAATGCATCGGCTGTGGCCGCTGCGTCGTCGCCTGCAAAGCGGAGAATAGCGTACCTAAGGAGCCCACCTATTTCCGCACGTGGGTGGAGCGATACCGGGAGTATGAGGACGACGTCGTGGTGGATTCTCCCAACGGCGGCTATGACGGCTTCCCCGCAGATGACGGTGGCCGCACACCGGATCGTGCGTTCTTCGTGCCCAAGCTCTGCAACCATTGCGACAAGGCGCCGTGTGTGCAAGTATGCCCGGTGGGCGCAACCTTTAAGACACCGGACGGCGCGGTGCTGGTGGATGCGTCGTATTGCATTGGCTGCCGCTACTGCATTCAAGCCTGCCCTTACGGCGCGCGCTATCTGAATCCGGTCACCCAGACCGCGGACAAGTGCACGCTCTGTTATCACCGCATTCATAAAGGATTGAAACCTGCCTGTGTGGAGAACTGCCCGACCGGCGCCCGCATCTTCGGCGACCTGAAAGATCCGAACGACCCGTTGCGCAAGTACCTGCATGACCACAAGGTGTTCGTCCTCAAGCAGCAGCTCAACACGTATCCCAAGGTGTTTTATTACGGCATCGACAAGGAGGTGCGCTGA
- the nrfD gene encoding NrfD/PsrC family molybdoenzyme membrane anchor subunit, protein MTETLAVIQHAAEGVVGYIYPNESELHWSILIVLYPYLTGLVAGAFILASLERVFSVSAVRPTYRLALITALSFLIAAPLPLLAHLSKPWRFWEVLVTPHVTSAMAMFGFVYMWYLLVVLILEIWFEYRRDFVVWSNAGSGGKRRLYGWLTLGVRDVSEPVVRFDETAIRVISVIGIPSAFLLHGYVGFIFGSIKANPWWSSVLMPVIFLFSAIVSGIALVMLIFLVSNVLRKITPDMECIDTLGRYLFYAFIVDFALEGLDVIQRTYASEESFDVLYALVHGRLFETHIIFQILLGTLIPIALLGIIQVTRVSKPIRLAIYWFVGFLVQVGIFFMRWNVVIGGQLFSKSFRGFTIYKLGLIGREGGLAALLLFLLPFAILMFLIWLLPPWQETHRPTTNIPSSVRDAQAIIES, encoded by the coding sequence ATGACGGAGACACTTGCCGTAATTCAACATGCCGCTGAAGGTGTGGTCGGCTACATCTATCCCAATGAGTCCGAACTCCACTGGAGCATTCTCATTGTCCTCTACCCCTATCTGACCGGACTTGTAGCCGGTGCCTTCATCCTTGCGTCTCTCGAGCGGGTCTTCAGTGTCAGCGCGGTGCGGCCCACGTACCGCCTGGCCCTGATCACCGCGCTCTCCTTTCTGATTGCCGCGCCCTTGCCGCTGCTGGCGCATCTCTCCAAGCCGTGGCGCTTCTGGGAGGTGTTGGTCACACCCCATGTCACCTCCGCGATGGCGATGTTCGGCTTCGTGTATATGTGGTATCTGCTGGTGGTGCTGATCCTCGAGATCTGGTTTGAGTACCGGCGGGACTTTGTGGTGTGGTCCAATGCCGGGTCGGGGGGCAAACGCAGACTCTACGGGTGGCTGACGCTGGGAGTGCGCGATGTCTCCGAGCCGGTCGTTCGCTTCGATGAGACCGCGATTCGCGTCATCTCCGTCATCGGCATCCCCTCCGCCTTCCTGCTGCATGGCTATGTGGGGTTCATCTTTGGGTCCATCAAGGCCAACCCGTGGTGGTCCAGCGTGCTCATGCCGGTCATCTTCCTCTTCTCCGCCATCGTCTCGGGCATTGCGCTGGTGATGCTGATCTTCCTCGTCTCGAATGTTTTGCGCAAAATAACACCCGACATGGAGTGCATTGACACTCTGGGCCGCTATCTGTTCTATGCCTTCATTGTAGACTTTGCGCTGGAAGGGCTCGACGTGATTCAGCGCACGTATGCATCTGAAGAGTCCTTCGATGTACTTTATGCGCTGGTCCACGGCCGCCTATTCGAAACCCACATCATCTTCCAGATATTGCTGGGCACACTGATACCGATTGCCTTGCTGGGCATCATTCAGGTCACGCGGGTTTCGAAGCCCATTCGTCTCGCAATCTATTGGTTCGTGGGCTTTCTCGTGCAAGTCGGTATCTTCTTCATGCGCTGGAACGTGGTGATCGGCGGCCAGCTTTTCTCCAAAAGCTTCCGCGGCTTTACAATTTACAAACTCGGGCTCATCGGACGGGAAGGCGGACTGGCCGCTCTTCTGCTGTTCCTGCTTCCCTTTGCAATCTTGATGTTTCTGATTTGGCTCCTGCCCCCTTGGCAGGAAACTCACCGGCCAACAACAAATATTCCCTCAAGTGTAAGAGACGCTCAAGCGATTATCGAGAGCTGA
- a CDS encoding zinc-binding alcohol dehydrogenase: MCNHFSQLQQDVMLSHALWFEDRHTGKIMEETVPPLAADMCLVKAQFSAISSGTERTVFSGDVPPVLHEEMRCPYMGGSFSFPVKYGYSLVGEVVAGPESLLYKRVHVLHPHQTLAAVRCEDLLVLPENLPPARATLISNLETAITAVWDSGVHVGDRALVAGFGIIGSLVARLLSGIPGTEVYVTDSDPHKTGLATRMGFALYEPLQHPDLDVAFNASATAEGLQSAIDSLGTEGRVIELSWYGTHDVHLWLGDTFHSRRKAILCSQVSTIPAAMRTRWSRQRRRELAARLLCDPVFDQHISHVVRFEELPEVFDRLLTMPSDCLSILVEYPQRGD, encoded by the coding sequence ATGTGTAACCACTTCTCCCAACTCCAGCAGGACGTCATGCTATCCCATGCCTTATGGTTTGAGGACCGCCACACCGGAAAGATCATGGAAGAGACGGTCCCGCCTCTGGCAGCGGACATGTGTCTCGTAAAGGCACAGTTTTCCGCCATCAGCAGCGGCACCGAACGCACGGTCTTTTCCGGGGATGTGCCTCCGGTGCTGCATGAGGAGATGCGTTGCCCCTATATGGGCGGCAGTTTTTCTTTTCCCGTCAAGTACGGTTACTCGCTGGTAGGAGAGGTCGTAGCCGGGCCGGAATCCCTCCTCTACAAACGCGTGCATGTGTTGCATCCGCATCAGACGCTGGCTGCGGTGCGTTGCGAGGATCTGCTGGTGCTTCCGGAAAATCTCCCTCCTGCCCGGGCGACCTTGATCAGCAATCTGGAAACGGCGATCACCGCGGTATGGGATTCGGGCGTGCATGTCGGAGACCGCGCGCTTGTGGCAGGATTCGGCATCATCGGGTCACTGGTGGCGCGGCTGCTCTCTGGCATCCCCGGCACGGAAGTTTACGTCACCGACAGCGATCCGCACAAGACCGGTCTGGCAACCCGTATGGGTTTCGCGCTCTATGAACCCCTTCAGCATCCCGATCTGGATGTGGCCTTCAACGCCAGCGCCACTGCCGAAGGCCTTCAGTCTGCCATCGACAGCCTCGGTACAGAAGGGCGGGTGATCGAACTCAGTTGGTACGGCACACACGATGTGCACCTGTGGCTGGGCGACACCTTCCACAGCCGCCGCAAGGCTATTCTGTGCTCGCAGGTCTCCACCATTCCCGCTGCCATGAGAACCCGCTGGAGCCGCCAGCGCCGCCGGGAACTGGCCGCGCGGTTGCTTTGTGATCCGGTTTTCGATCAGCACATCAGCCATGTGGTGCGTTTCGAAGAACTGCCTGAAGTCTTCGACCGTCTCCTGACCATGCCGTCGGACTGCTTGTCTATCCTCGTGGAATATCCCCAGAGAGGTGACTGA
- a CDS encoding 6-carboxytetrahydropterin synthase, which produces MYSVCVRDRMFIAHSLKGDVFGPASNLHGATYVVDAEFFSPQLNEDNVVVEIGHAGQALRDVLARMNYHCLDDLPEFKGINTTTECLARYVHDELLRRVSVKFKGSCKITLHESDLGSASYTAPVA; this is translated from the coding sequence ATGTACAGTGTCTGTGTCCGCGACCGGATGTTCATCGCGCACTCACTCAAAGGTGACGTCTTCGGACCCGCAAGCAATCTGCACGGCGCAACCTACGTGGTGGACGCCGAATTCTTCAGTCCGCAGCTTAATGAAGATAATGTGGTAGTCGAAATCGGCCATGCCGGCCAGGCGCTGCGTGATGTATTGGCCCGCATGAACTATCACTGCCTCGATGATCTGCCTGAATTCAAGGGAATAAATACCACAACGGAATGTCTGGCCCGCTATGTCCACGACGAACTGCTCCGACGGGTGTCCGTGAAGTTCAAGGGCTCTTGCAAGATTACCCTGCATGAATCCGACCTCGGCTCTGCCAGTTACACCGCGCCCGTTGCCTGA
- a CDS encoding glycosyltransferase family 4 protein, whose protein sequence is MNPTSALPVTPRPLPESGLAFVLPGHNDLPTGGNLFNRHLLAALRARGLSIREVDSAAFAAHPPSKTAFVDSLLLDALHDYLPVAPPSPSLFLILHLLPSMLHDLPKPVRLRLLDRERFVLTRLNGVLVTSDFSRDYLTRVHHFTKPILVVRPALVITPGGARASREGFHGLIVSNLVRSKGLREFLGAFGEELLPRDKLELVIAGRADMEPDYAQSCLRLIRERPSLSSRVRHAGAMQPEQLQMLYSQSTVFISAAPMETYGMALAEARAFGLPILACNGGNVRAHVDHGINGWLWDSPQELAQACVRLSRRQEELQWLAAGALSRIPQDHYTWDNAATSFITQLRAAQT, encoded by the coding sequence ATGAATCCGACCTCGGCTCTGCCAGTTACACCGCGCCCGTTGCCTGAGAGCGGCTTGGCCTTTGTGCTGCCCGGGCACAATGACCTGCCGACCGGCGGCAATCTGTTCAACCGGCATCTCCTCGCGGCGTTGCGTGCGCGCGGGCTGAGCATCCGGGAAGTGGATTCGGCTGCGTTCGCCGCTCATCCACCGTCCAAAACCGCGTTTGTAGACAGTTTGCTGCTCGATGCGCTGCATGACTATCTTCCTGTGGCTCCCCCCTCCCCATCGCTGTTCCTGATTCTCCACCTTCTGCCCAGTATGCTGCACGACTTGCCCAAGCCCGTGCGGCTCAGGCTTCTGGATCGTGAGCGGTTTGTCCTTACGCGGCTCAATGGTGTGCTCGTGACCAGCGACTTCAGCAGAGACTACTTGACTCGCGTTCACCATTTTACGAAACCCATTCTCGTCGTTCGGCCTGCATTGGTCATAACCCCCGGCGGTGCACGGGCAAGCCGGGAGGGCTTTCACGGCTTGATAGTTTCCAATCTCGTTCGCAGCAAAGGATTGCGGGAGTTCCTCGGGGCATTTGGAGAAGAGCTGTTGCCGCGTGATAAACTGGAGTTGGTCATTGCCGGACGCGCCGACATGGAGCCGGACTACGCACAGTCGTGCCTGAGGCTGATCCGTGAACGGCCATCACTGAGCAGTCGCGTACGCCACGCTGGTGCTATGCAGCCAGAGCAATTGCAGATGCTCTATTCGCAAAGCACCGTGTTCATCTCCGCTGCCCCAATGGAGACCTACGGCATGGCCCTTGCCGAGGCGCGCGCATTTGGCCTGCCCATCCTGGCCTGCAACGGCGGCAATGTTCGCGCACATGTAGACCACGGCATAAACGGCTGGCTATGGGATTCCCCTCAGGAATTGGCGCAAGCCTGCGTGCGGTTATCGCGCCGGCAAGAAGAGCTGCAATGGCTTGCCGCGGGCGCACTGTCAAGGATTCCGCAGGACCACTACACATGGGATAATGCGGCCACGTCCTTTATCACCCAACTGCGCGCTGCGCAAACATAA
- a CDS encoding AcvB/VirJ family lysyl-phosphatidylglycerol hydrolase — protein MKYLSACAVLLLLCLGAVQAMTTDTLSFGRFGTVHIYREDNPPKDVVLFVSGDGGWNLGVVDMAAQLVKLEGAMVIGIDIRHYFKQLQASDAPCLYPAADFEALSQFVQKNYGLETYRTPLLIGYSSGATLVYGLLAQAPANTFGGALSLGFCPDIEINKPLCKGEGLEWEPLPKGNGYNLLPAPKLSHPWYVLEGVIDQVCDYPATQKFVNSVPHSKIVTLEHVGHGFSVEKNWMPQYLQAFRDLSAAQASTAPAIPAAVSSDSLKNLPLVETLATDTSGSTMAIMLSGDGGWSGFDQGVSDEFAKRGIPVVGVNALKYFWKKRSPEESSTDLARIMRYYMATWHKTRVVTAGYSFGADVMPFMVSRLPEDLRSRVALVSLIGPSHNADFEFHVTYWMHVEGKTRWLTLPEVQKLKGMRVLAICDEKDSDSLCNDLPPDAAQAVILKGGHHFNRDYDTIVDNMMDALK, from the coding sequence ATGAAATACCTGTCTGCGTGCGCGGTTCTGCTGTTGCTGTGTCTGGGTGCCGTTCAGGCCATGACTACCGACACCTTGAGTTTTGGCCGCTTCGGAACGGTGCATATTTATCGCGAAGACAATCCGCCGAAGGACGTGGTGCTGTTTGTCTCGGGTGACGGCGGATGGAATCTTGGCGTCGTGGACATGGCGGCGCAACTTGTCAAGCTGGAAGGGGCGATGGTCATCGGCATCGACATCCGGCACTACTTCAAGCAGCTTCAGGCCTCCGATGCCCCATGCCTGTATCCCGCCGCAGACTTCGAAGCGCTCAGCCAATTTGTGCAGAAGAATTACGGACTGGAAACCTATCGCACGCCGCTGCTCATCGGCTATTCTTCGGGAGCAACGCTGGTGTATGGGCTGCTGGCTCAGGCGCCGGCGAACACATTCGGCGGTGCGCTTAGTCTCGGATTTTGCCCGGATATCGAAATCAACAAACCGCTGTGCAAGGGCGAAGGCCTTGAATGGGAGCCGTTGCCCAAGGGCAACGGTTACAATTTGCTTCCGGCTCCCAAACTCTCGCACCCGTGGTACGTGCTGGAGGGTGTGATTGACCAGGTGTGCGATTATCCGGCCACGCAAAAGTTTGTCAATTCGGTGCCGCACTCGAAGATCGTTACCTTGGAGCACGTCGGGCACGGCTTTTCCGTAGAGAAGAATTGGATGCCGCAGTACCTTCAGGCTTTCAGAGACTTGAGCGCCGCGCAGGCGAGTACGGCACCGGCCATTCCCGCGGCGGTCAGCAGTGACAGCCTGAAGAATCTGCCGCTGGTGGAGACTCTGGCAACCGATACCAGCGGCAGCACGATGGCTATTATGCTGTCGGGTGATGGCGGCTGGTCGGGATTCGATCAGGGAGTATCGGATGAGTTTGCCAAGCGCGGAATTCCGGTGGTGGGTGTGAATGCGCTGAAATACTTCTGGAAGAAGCGCAGCCCCGAAGAGTCCTCGACGGATCTGGCGCGGATCATGCGCTACTACATGGCCACATGGCACAAGACCCGGGTGGTGACGGCCGGCTACTCCTTCGGCGCGGACGTGATGCCGTTCATGGTCAGCCGCCTGCCGGAGGATTTACGCAGCCGCGTGGCACTGGTGTCGCTGATCGGCCCATCCCATAATGCGGACTTTGAGTTCCATGTCACCTACTGGATGCACGTGGAAGGCAAAACGCGCTGGCTCACGCTGCCGGAGGTGCAAAAGCTTAAAGGCATGCGCGTGCTGGCCATTTGCGATGAAAAGGATTCGGATTCGTTGTGCAATGACCTGCCTCCGGACGCGGCGCAGGCGGTAATTCTCAAGGGCGGGCATCACTTCAACCGCGACTACGACACTATTGTAGACAACATGATGGACGCGCTGAAATAG